One Plasmodium gaboni strain SY75 chromosome 1, whole genome shotgun sequence DNA segment encodes these proteins:
- a CDS encoding hypothetical protein (conserved Plasmodium protein, unknown function), which yields MFSRIKHCRYLKIQRLNSNGYDHLKKIYFMHMPYKNITNENKEQIKHYEEYKEDCNILKRLRKNDFTHILNDDDKKDINKLKRKLLKLLKDYHPDMYIKDKNVERKKKKEEIFIEIYNKYKNIDKDFQHMGFSDIIDESIYEDEDERNERIEKYKRYSEGKRNDITTKHVEMYIVISILLTFGLVFSICVYLPFNGSSYDLEHIYENIEERKDDNVVTCFYNPIMRRYEYLPKNKNYIPPNPRQLYNFYKNNFPELPIDKDILKLKHFEMIKLPKNRAKKCRLFYDMKTNELIFLKKKKKDFAAIS from the exons atgttctCTAGAATTAAGCATTGTAGATACTTAAAAATACAACGATTAAACAGTAATGGTTATGATCATTTGAAGAAGATTTATTTTATGCATATGccatataaaaatataacaaatgAGAACAAAGAACAGATAAAACATtatgaagaatataaagaggattgtaatattttaaagaGATTGAGAAAGAATGATTTTACTCATATTCTTAATGATGACgataaaaaagatataaacaaattaaaaagg AAATTGTTGAAACTTCTCAAGGATTATCACCCCGATATGTACATTAAAGATAAGAATGTAGAACggaagaaaaaaaaagaagaaatatttatagaaatatacaacaaatataaaaatatagataagGATTTTCAACACATGGGATTCTCAGATATAATTGATGAGTCTATATATGAAGACGAGGACGAAAGga ATGAACGAATTGAAAAATACAAAAGATATTCAGAAGGAAAACGAAATGATATAACAACTAAGCATGTAGAAATGTATATTGTCATATCCATTTTATTAACGTTTGGATTGGTTTTTTCCATATGTGTGTATTTGCCTTTTAATGGATCTAGTTATGATCTAGAACA tatttatgaaaatatcGAGGAAAGAAAAGATGATAATGTGGTAACTTGTTTTTATAATCCTATAATGAGAAGATATGAATATTTAccaaaaaataaaaattatattccCCCCAACCCTAGGCAGTTATATAAC TTCTACAAGAATAATTTCCCTGAGCTGCCCATAGATAAGGACATTTTAAAGTTGAAGCATTTTGAAATGATAaag TTACCAAAAAATCGAGCAAAAAAATGCAGACTTTTTTACGACATGAAAACAAACGaacttatttttttaaaaaaaaaaaaaaaagattttGCGGCAATTTCATAA